The DNA sequence ttttcttcttcttcttcttcttcttcttcttcttccaaggCCATTGACACTTCCAAAGAAGACCTACACCAAGAAAATCTCTCTCAGGTGCTCAAATACCACCAGCAGACCAAGCACTCCTACGACAGGTATGCCCGAGGTCCCCATGGCCTGGACTGGGCCAACCAACCCAACCCTTTTCGGCGCTATCTCTCTGCTCCTCTCCTTCCCCTTCTTCACTTCCCCACCAAGACCGAACCCCAAAACCCAAACCAAACCTATAAACCATCACCCTCCGATTCCCCTCTCTACTCCTCTatattcctctctctccctcctccaaAACCCATTTCCCATTCCACCATTTCCCAATTATTCTACGACTCCCTTGCTCTCTCCGCTTGGAAAACCACTGGATACTCCACTTGGTCCCTCCGAGTCAATCCCAGTAGCGGAAATTTGCACCCAACCGAAGCATATATAATTTCCCCGCCAATCGATTCCCTGTCCAGCTCACCTTTCGTTGCGCATTATGCTCCCAAAGAGCATTCTTTGGAGCTCGGACGAAATTCCATCGGGCTTCTTCCCCAAATTCTTTCCCGAGAACTCGTTTCTTATTGGCCTTTCCTCCATTTTCTGGCGCGAGGCCTGGAAGTATGGTGAGCGCGCTTTTCGGTATTGCAATCACGATATTGGCCACGCTATCGCCGCGGTGGCGATGGCTGCGGCGGGCCTCGGCTGGGATGTGAAGCTTCTAGATGGACTGGGATACCAGGAACTGAAGAAGGTCATGGGGCTTGAATGTTTCCCAGAATTCAAATACCCCTCTAAGCCCGTCAGAGGTAAGTTTCGGGAGATTGAATTCGAGCACCCAGATTGCTTGCTCCTAGTTTTTCCTAACGGAATCGGTCAAGAATTTGATGTGAATTATAAAGAGTTGAGTTCTTCGATTTTGGAGTTCTCTAAATTGGAGTGGAAGGGGAAGCCCAATTCCCTTAGTGAAGAGCATGTGTGTTGGGATATAATATACCGAACCGCTGAGGCGGTGAAAAAACCATTAACAATGGGAGATAGGGTTGCGATTGATCCATTTGAGAGTTGTGGAGATTCAAGTGAAGGTTCTTATAAAGGTTTAACGGTTAGGGAAGTTGCAAGGAAGCGTAGAAGTGCGGTTGACATGGATAGAGTTACAGTAATTCAAAGAGATACATTCTATAAGATACTGTTACATTGCCTTCCTTCGGGCTGTGCAAATGGAGAGAAGCAAAGGAGAGAGTTAGCTTTGCCATTCCGGGCTCTTCCATGGGATGCTGAGGTGCATGCCGTTTTGTTTGTTCATAGGGTGGCAGGGTTACCCAAGGGGTTGTATTTCTTGGTGAGGAACGAGGACCATTTTGACGAGCTTAAGAAATCTACGAGTTCTAATTTCGCTTGGGTGAAACCAGAGGGGTGCCCTCATAATCTCCCTCTGTATGAACTTGAGAGATCTTTGTATGACACACTCGCAAAACAGGTCTCGTGCCATCAGGTGTGTCTCATTTAAATGGTTTTCTCATGTTGAAAGTTTCATATCTTGGTAGAAATGCTCAGAGACTGCACTATATAATTCGTAaatggacatatatatatatatatatatattaataataataccCGTAGGGAGTCAATATGAAGAATAAACCTGTTTCTTAATGAACGCTTGCTTGACAATGAGATTTGCCTTTTGGCATGTTTGCTGGTGGCTTAAAATTGTTGCACCTATGTGCAGGACATTGCTAGTCATGGCTGCTTTAGCCTTGGTATGGTGGCTCGGTTTGACTCTACTTTGCGGGACAAAAACGCTTGGATGTACCCTCGATTGTTTTGGGAAACTGGAGTTCTTGGGCAGGTGTTGTACCTTGAATCACATGCAGTTGGCATCTCTGCAACTGGAATTGGTTGTTACTTTGATGATCCTGGTAAGTTCTTTTTCCTCAATGGTATTGTGGCACAGGATTTGGAATCTGGTTGCAACCGTTCATAGTAATGAATCTGCACAGAGTTCATGCAGAAAACAGATAAATGTTCTGCATCTAGACTGAGTTATACCAAAGGTCCAAAGCCAATACTAAGTTATGCCTAGAACATCAATATGTAGCTTCTTTGGTTTATTCAAAAATCAAGAACCTTGGCGATATCCCTAGATAGAAGCATCTGGCATTGTTTATGAAAGAGGAAGATCTATCTGAAAGCCTAACATCTTTCAACATAAACAATGAGCCTGTTCGATC is a window from the Juglans regia cultivar Chandler chromosome 7, Walnut 2.0, whole genome shotgun sequence genome containing:
- the LOC109007366 gene encoding LOW QUALITY PROTEIN: uncharacterized protein LOC109007366 (The sequence of the model RefSeq protein was modified relative to this genomic sequence to represent the inferred CDS: inserted 2 bases in 1 codon) — protein: MPLVPSSARRFSLSLKSQGFPFLPSTSILPGETVIPTTMSFSSSSSSSSSSSKAIDTSKEDLHQENLSQVLKYHQQTKHSYDRYARGPHGLDWANQPNPFRRYLSAPLLPLLHFPTKTEPQNPNQTYKPSPSDSPLYSSIFLSLPPPKPISHSTISQLFYDSLALSAWKTTGYSTWSLRVNPSSGNLHPTEAYIISPPIDSLSSSPFVAHYAPKEHSLELXDEIPSGFFPKFFPENSFLIGLSSIFWREAWKYGERAFRYCNHDIGHAIAAVAMAAAGLGWDVKLLDGLGYQELKKVMGLECFPEFKYPSKPVRGKFREIEFEHPDCLLLVFPNGIGQEFDVNYKELSSSILEFSKLEWKGKPNSLSEEHVCWDIIYRTAEAVKKPLTMGDRVAIDPFESCGDSSEGSYKGLTVREVARKRRSAVDMDRVTVIQRDTFYKILLHCLPSGCANGEKQRRELALPFRALPWDAEVHAVLFVHRVAGLPKGLYFLVRNEDHFDELKKSTSSNFAWVKPEGCPHNLPLYELERSLYDTLAKQVSCHQDIASHGCFSLGMVARFDSTLRDKNAWMYPRLFWETGVLGQVLYLESHAVGISATGIGCYFDDPVHKILGLKGSNFQSLYHFTVGGPVLDKRIMSLPAYPGPTIDA